From one Macaca nemestrina isolate mMacNem1 chromosome 5, mMacNem.hap1, whole genome shotgun sequence genomic stretch:
- the LOC105490891 gene encoding cysteine-rich secretory protein 3 translates to MTLFPVLLFLVAGLLPSFPANEDKDPAFTALLTTQTQVQREIVNKHNELRRAVSPPASNMLKMEWNKEAAANAQKWANQCNYRHSNPRDRKTSLKCGENLYMSSAPSSWSQAIQSWFDEYKDFDFGVGPKTPNAVVGHYTQVVWYSSYLVGCGIAYCPNQAVLKYYYVCQYCPTGNWVNRLYVPYEQGAPCASCPNNCDDGLCTNGCKYEDLYSNCENLKRTYSCQYPFVRDSCKASCNCSNSIY, encoded by the exons ATGACATTATTCCCAGTGCTGTTGTTCCTGGTTGCTGGGCTGCTTCCATCCTTCCCAGCAAATGAAGACAAG GATCCCGCTTTTACTGCTTTGTTAACCACCCAAACACAAGTGCAAAGGGAGATTGTAAATAAACACAATGAACTGAGGAGAGCAGTCTCTCCACCTGCCAGCAACATGCTAAAGATG GAATGGAACAAAGAGGCTGCAGCAAATGCCCAAAAGTGGGCAAACCAGTGCAATTACAGACACAGTAACCCGAGGGATCGAAAGACTA GTCTAAAATGTGGTGAGAATCTCTACATGTCAAGTGCCCCCAGTTCATGGTCACAAGCAATCCAAAGCTGGTTTGATGAATACAAGGATTTTGACTTTGGTGTAGGGCCAAAGACTCCCAATGCAGTGGTTGGACATTATACACAG GTTGTTTGGTACTCTTCCTACCTCGTTGGATGTGGAATTGCCTACTGTCCCAATCAAGCAGTTCTCAAATACTACTATGTTTGCCAATATTGTCCTAC tGGTAATTGGGTTAACAGACTATATGTCCCTTATGAACAAGGAGCACCTTGCGCCAGTTGCCCAAATAACTGTGACGATGGACTATGCA CCAATGGTTGCAAGTATGAAGATCTCTATAGTAACTGTGAAAATTTGAAGCGCACATATTCCTGTCAATATCCGTTTGTCAGGGACAGTTGCAAGGCCTCCTGCAATTGTTcaaacagcatttattaa